One Undibacter mobilis genomic region harbors:
- a CDS encoding amidase family protein, which produces MTRPTDRLEAALASIEARGSQGRLAFTEVFTESAKREAFAADRRVASGMTKSALDGRIVSVKALFDVAGTVTHAGSARLRKLAPAARDADAVERLRAAGAIIIGKTQMTEFAFSALGTNPHDGMPANPRDPARVPGGSSSGAVVSVLEGMADVAIGSDTGGSIRIPAALSGAVGFKPTSGRVPTTGAFSLSSTLDTVGPIAKSVADCAAADQILAAETGAIPFKAAAPGNFRLIIGRGRLFTRCEDKVLEAVDRAIAICRAAGIVVEEGSLDPVLEHTDRIDKLGTFPSIEVGATLSQLGISSLDGIDPLTRARIEANKAVSAVDYVLMTRHRQAAIGAFDRLLGDNEIVIVPTTPIVAPLTSSVQEAAGFHEANGLVLRNPRVANLLDCPSVSIPIPGPGLPVGLMLLGQRHSDRRLLSAAACLESLLH; this is translated from the coding sequence ATGACCCGCCCCACTGATCGTCTGGAGGCCGCGCTGGCCTCGATCGAAGCTCGCGGCAGCCAGGGAAGGCTGGCGTTTACCGAAGTTTTCACCGAGAGTGCGAAACGCGAAGCCTTCGCCGCCGACCGGCGCGTCGCCAGCGGCATGACCAAGAGCGCTCTCGACGGCCGTATCGTTTCGGTGAAGGCGCTCTTCGACGTTGCCGGCACCGTGACTCATGCCGGCTCGGCGCGCCTGCGTAAACTCGCGCCGGCCGCCCGGGATGCGGATGCTGTCGAGCGCCTTCGCGCTGCCGGCGCGATCATCATTGGCAAAACCCAGATGACTGAATTCGCCTTTTCGGCGCTGGGCACCAATCCGCACGACGGAATGCCGGCCAATCCTCGCGACCCGGCCCGCGTTCCAGGCGGATCGTCATCCGGCGCCGTGGTGTCCGTGCTTGAGGGCATGGCCGACGTCGCCATTGGCAGCGATACCGGTGGCTCGATCCGCATTCCCGCCGCGTTGTCGGGTGCCGTTGGCTTCAAGCCGACCAGCGGGCGCGTTCCAACAACCGGCGCCTTCTCGCTATCGTCGACACTCGATACCGTTGGCCCCATCGCCAAAAGTGTGGCCGACTGCGCCGCCGCTGATCAGATTCTGGCCGCCGAAACCGGAGCCATACCGTTCAAAGCCGCAGCGCCGGGGAATTTCCGATTGATTATCGGGCGAGGCCGTCTGTTCACCCGTTGCGAAGACAAGGTTCTCGAAGCTGTCGATCGCGCCATCGCAATATGCCGTGCCGCCGGAATTGTCGTCGAAGAAGGCTCGCTTGACCCGGTGCTGGAACATACCGACCGCATCGACAAGCTCGGCACATTTCCCTCCATCGAAGTCGGCGCCACTTTGTCCCAGCTCGGCATTTCGTCACTCGATGGCATTGATCCCCTGACGCGGGCGCGCATAGAAGCCAACAAGGCTGTGTCTGCCGTGGACTATGTCCTGATGACGCGGCATCGCCAGGCAGCGATCGGTGCATTCGACAGATTGCTCGGCGACAATGAGATCGTCATCGTCCCAACGACGCCCATCGTTGCTCCTCTGACATCCTCCGTCCAGGAAGCTGCGGGTTTTCATGAAGCCAATGGTTTGGTGCTGCGGAACCCGCGAGTGGCAAACCTTCTCGATTGTCCATCGGTGTCGATCCCCATTCCGGGCCCCGGTTTGCCGGTAGGCCTGATGCTGCTTGGGCAGCGGCATTCGGACCGGCGGCTGCTGTCGGCTGCCGCGTGCCTGGAATCATTACTGCACTAG
- a CDS encoding SDR family NAD(P)-dependent oxidoreductase, with the protein MSTRLLDGKVALVTGAGRGLGRAFAERLAALGCHVAVHGMREHGPSEFGGAQTLTDVANAIASTHGVRTVKILGDLTAPDEIARVIATAEAELGTIDILVHNAGGDIAAKGGKPDPNDVIHIKAEDVRAVIDRNLMSTIFVCQAVAKGMMERRSGRIVTVGSVAAFKGRTNASIYATAKAGALHFTRCLADQLRPYDITVNTIAPGDTRTERFVATRTVDPARMAEGGTLDRIATVDEVARVVEFFAGPMGAFVSGQVLRIDGGGQLWPG; encoded by the coding sequence ATGAGCACACGACTTCTCGACGGCAAAGTCGCACTGGTGACCGGCGCGGGCCGCGGACTGGGACGCGCCTTTGCGGAACGACTGGCAGCCTTGGGATGCCATGTCGCCGTTCATGGCATGCGCGAACATGGGCCCTCTGAATTCGGCGGTGCACAAACGCTGACCGATGTAGCGAACGCTATCGCCTCGACGCATGGCGTTCGTACGGTGAAGATACTCGGCGACCTGACGGCACCAGATGAGATCGCGCGCGTGATTGCCACGGCCGAAGCCGAACTCGGCACCATTGACATTCTCGTTCACAATGCCGGCGGCGACATCGCTGCCAAAGGCGGCAAGCCGGACCCCAACGATGTCATCCACATCAAGGCCGAGGACGTGCGTGCAGTGATCGACCGCAATTTGATGAGCACGATTTTCGTTTGCCAGGCGGTGGCGAAAGGAATGATGGAGCGTCGCAGTGGCCGCATCGTCACCGTCGGATCTGTCGCCGCTTTCAAGGGCCGAACCAATGCCTCGATCTACGCTACGGCCAAGGCTGGCGCCCTGCACTTCACCCGCTGCCTAGCCGACCAGCTGCGGCCCTACGACATCACGGTCAACACCATCGCGCCGGGCGACACACGAACCGAACGCTTCGTCGCCACCCGCACGGTCGATCCGGCACGGATGGCGGAAGGCGGCACACTTGACCGCATCGCTACCGTGGACGAAGTGGCCCGCGTCGTCGAATTCTTCGCCGGCCCCATGGGCGCATTCGTCTCGGGACAGGTCTTGAGGATCGACGGCGGCGGCCAGTTGTGGCCTGGCTGA
- a CDS encoding 4-hydroxyphenylacetate 3-hydroxylase family protein — protein sequence MNVAGNVKKENSTKVAGAGLRTGAEYLESLRDGRQVFVDGEKVKDIASHKAFAGSARSLARLFDIAAAPEMRERMTFTSPKTGNPVWRAYQIPKTHADLKAKRLAAETWAEATYGLMGRTPDHVAGFFAGYAAVPSVFAAGGQQFADNVVNFYEKIRDTHQYLSYAIVPPQIDRSKPAHQQSDPTLYAGVVKETDGGIILSGAQQLATAGLFSDYIYLSCIHPLQAGDENYANGVAIPANAPGLKLYPRRAYANVANNSYDYPLSSRFDEVDCFVVLDNVFVPWENVFIYRNTQVCRDQWWQTPSHLYGNYQAQSRYTTKLRFMTGLAKRMNEMTGNDSNPAVQVQMGELASLVSIVENMLLSQETTATIDKNGVLWPSKTALYSIMALQSELNSRMLEIIRELSGAAMITVPSAYADFQNDDMRTDIERFMQSGVADAKSRVAVMRMAWDFIGSEFGSRHQQYEKFYGGASFLVKMNVYRNFDFARATGMVESALALPPIGLDK from the coding sequence ATGAACGTCGCCGGAAACGTCAAGAAAGAGAATTCCACAAAGGTGGCAGGCGCCGGCCTGCGGACCGGGGCTGAGTATCTCGAATCGCTGCGCGACGGACGACAGGTGTTCGTCGATGGCGAAAAGGTGAAGGATATCGCCAGCCACAAGGCCTTCGCCGGCAGCGCAAGGTCGCTGGCGCGTCTGTTCGACATCGCGGCCGCGCCGGAAATGCGCGAGCGTATGACCTTCACGTCGCCGAAGACCGGCAACCCGGTCTGGCGCGCTTACCAGATTCCGAAGACCCACGCCGATCTCAAGGCCAAGCGTCTTGCGGCCGAGACCTGGGCGGAAGCCACCTACGGCCTGATGGGCCGCACCCCGGACCACGTTGCCGGCTTCTTCGCTGGCTATGCGGCGGTGCCCAGCGTGTTCGCCGCCGGCGGCCAGCAGTTCGCCGACAACGTCGTGAACTTCTACGAGAAAATTCGCGATACCCATCAGTATCTGAGCTACGCGATCGTCCCGCCACAGATCGATCGCAGCAAGCCGGCGCATCAGCAGAGCGATCCGACGCTCTATGCCGGCGTCGTCAAGGAAACGGATGGCGGCATCATCCTGTCGGGCGCCCAGCAGCTCGCCACCGCGGGCCTGTTCTCTGACTACATCTATCTGAGCTGCATCCACCCGCTGCAGGCAGGCGACGAGAACTACGCCAACGGCGTCGCAATTCCGGCCAATGCGCCGGGCCTCAAACTCTATCCGCGCCGCGCTTACGCCAACGTCGCTAACAACTCCTATGACTATCCGTTGTCGTCGCGGTTCGACGAGGTCGATTGCTTCGTCGTGCTCGATAACGTGTTCGTGCCATGGGAGAACGTGTTCATCTATCGCAACACGCAGGTGTGCCGCGATCAGTGGTGGCAGACGCCGTCGCATCTTTACGGCAACTACCAGGCCCAGTCCCGCTACACGACCAAACTGCGCTTCATGACCGGTCTTGCCAAACGCATGAACGAAATGACCGGCAACGACTCCAATCCGGCCGTGCAGGTGCAGATGGGCGAACTGGCATCGCTCGTGTCCATCGTCGAGAACATGCTGTTGTCGCAGGAGACGACGGCGACCATCGACAAGAATGGCGTGCTGTGGCCATCCAAGACGGCGCTCTACTCGATCATGGCGCTGCAGTCCGAACTGAACTCGCGTATGCTCGAGATCATCCGCGAACTCAGCGGTGCCGCCATGATTACCGTTCCTTCGGCTTATGCCGACTTCCAGAACGATGACATGCGCACCGACATCGAACGCTTCATGCAGTCCGGCGTTGCCGATGCCAAGAGCCGCGTTGCGGTGATGCGCATGGCCTGGGACTTCATCGGCTCGGAGTTCGGCAGCCGTCACCAGCAATACGAGAAGTTCTACGGTGGCGCCTCCTTCCTCGTGAAGATGAATGTCTACCGCAACTTTGATTTTGCCCGCGCGACCGGCATGGTGGAGAGCGCGCTCGCGCTGCCGCCGATCGGTCTCGACAAGTAG
- a CDS encoding cupin, whose protein sequence is MPFNKPHLEFFPLDMNSGWETPPGYPSGIKQKILASDIDETKKTGSRSRLLRFDPGAFSTVPFVHDHWEEVFLFTGDLTVGNDKDGKGGEPFAPLTYACRPPGVYHGPFKSEKGCILFEIHYYDESKK, encoded by the coding sequence ATGCCGTTCAACAAACCTCATCTCGAATTCTTTCCACTCGACATGAATTCCGGCTGGGAAACGCCTCCCGGCTATCCCTCGGGCATCAAGCAGAAGATTCTCGCGAGCGACATTGACGAGACCAAGAAGACCGGCAGCCGTTCGCGCCTCCTGCGCTTCGACCCCGGCGCCTTCAGCACCGTGCCTTTCGTGCACGATCACTGGGAGGAAGTTTTCCTGTTCACCGGCGACCTGACCGTCGGAAACGACAAGGACGGCAAGGGCGGCGAGCCCTTCGCGCCGCTGACCTATGCCTGCCGGCCGCCGGGCGTCTATCACGGCCCGTTCAAATCGGAGAAGGGCTGCATCCTCTTCGAAATTCACTACTACGACGAAAGCAAGAAGTAG
- a CDS encoding winged helix-turn-helix domain-containing protein yields the protein MVFRFGEFELDQQRAELRGPDGGVLKLRPKSFEMLQFFVSNAGRVLTKQELMEAIWPKVFVGEDSLFQCIREIRGVLGDERRQVIKLATGGGYLFTPEVSNLPAGQPHRPDAAGVVPAVTNPPQTPADATQVNGRWLGSRRQVAVAAGLFGLCAVVALWTAAQAFRPTLVFSSPRPVVALTSIVDSSDEPRGTAMAAEVTARLTDGFAKIANISVIGPRPTQASGSTVSSDYEIAGELHRSEKSWTLRARLIKTDTGEVQSVAAVSVASDGLKTELQQSRLAAGVGQPLARRLNEILEATSSDMGRTAGGTKVVIEQAAASIYQTSRERFGLAQTLLQNALNDDPNNVDVAVALVALQMRGIQMVWYTPDEVVAAEEKATATIERALRAKPNSIAVLETYCRFLSATNHFAESLVTCARTLSFDPWNGLALFLVGLGQLHLGRFDDALATFQQADRFDTPPISRWTWLVGAGWATLVLGNAEAALPWLQRSIAITPATGRTHMLLAAAYQQLGRTEEAKAAMREGLKLRPGTTALNVAPPMKNASPAFRAASDHQIQFMIAAGLPEK from the coding sequence ATGGTTTTTCGTTTTGGCGAGTTCGAACTGGATCAGCAACGGGCAGAGTTGCGCGGTCCCGACGGCGGAGTGCTCAAGCTCCGGCCTAAGTCGTTTGAGATGCTGCAATTCTTCGTTAGCAATGCCGGCCGGGTCCTGACAAAACAGGAACTGATGGAGGCGATCTGGCCGAAGGTCTTTGTCGGCGAAGACAGCCTGTTCCAATGCATACGCGAGATCCGTGGCGTACTGGGCGACGAACGCCGGCAGGTCATCAAACTGGCGACCGGCGGCGGCTACCTCTTCACGCCCGAGGTTTCGAACCTGCCGGCAGGCCAGCCGCATCGTCCCGACGCAGCCGGGGTCGTTCCGGCTGTTACGAATCCACCGCAGACGCCGGCCGATGCGACTCAAGTAAACGGCAGATGGCTCGGTTCACGCAGGCAGGTCGCCGTGGCTGCTGGACTTTTCGGTCTCTGCGCCGTCGTTGCGCTCTGGACGGCGGCGCAGGCTTTCAGGCCCACATTGGTTTTCTCGTCACCGCGGCCTGTTGTCGCTCTGACTTCGATTGTCGACTCCAGCGACGAGCCTCGTGGCACCGCAATGGCAGCGGAGGTTACGGCCCGACTCACCGATGGTTTTGCGAAGATCGCCAATATCAGCGTGATCGGGCCGCGCCCGACGCAGGCATCCGGTTCGACAGTCTCGTCAGACTATGAAATTGCCGGCGAGCTGCACCGCAGTGAGAAATCCTGGACGTTGCGGGCGCGGCTCATCAAGACGGACACCGGCGAGGTCCAGTCTGTTGCCGCCGTATCTGTCGCAAGCGATGGGCTCAAGACGGAACTGCAGCAATCGCGTCTGGCCGCGGGCGTCGGTCAACCGCTGGCGCGCCGTCTGAACGAGATACTGGAGGCGACATCTTCCGACATGGGCCGCACGGCTGGCGGCACCAAGGTCGTCATCGAGCAGGCCGCAGCGTCGATCTACCAGACCAGCCGTGAACGCTTTGGGCTGGCGCAGACCCTTCTACAAAACGCGCTCAATGACGACCCCAACAACGTTGACGTCGCCGTCGCGCTTGTTGCGCTTCAGATGCGCGGCATCCAGATGGTCTGGTACACGCCTGACGAGGTAGTCGCTGCCGAAGAGAAGGCCACCGCAACGATTGAGCGAGCGCTGCGGGCGAAACCCAACTCGATCGCCGTGCTCGAAACTTATTGCCGCTTTCTCAGCGCGACCAATCATTTTGCTGAAAGTCTCGTCACCTGCGCGCGGACACTGAGTTTCGATCCGTGGAACGGGCTCGCACTCTTTCTGGTCGGACTCGGCCAGTTGCATCTCGGTCGCTTCGACGATGCGCTTGCGACATTCCAGCAAGCCGATCGTTTCGATACCCCGCCGATTTCACGCTGGACCTGGCTGGTCGGCGCCGGTTGGGCAACGCTCGTTCTGGGCAATGCGGAGGCCGCGCTGCCCTGGCTGCAGCGCTCGATCGCCATTACGCCGGCCACCGGGCGTACCCACATGCTGCTAGCCGCGGCTTACCAACAGTTGGGGCGAACCGAAGAGGCCAAAGCGGCCATGCGCGAGGGGCTCAAACTGCGGCCCGGCACCACAGCACTCAATGTGGCGCCGCCGATGAAGAACGCCAGCCCGGCATTTCGGGCGGCCTCCGACCATCAAATTCAATTCATGATTGCGGCGGGTCTGCCGGAAAAATAA
- a CDS encoding DUF2848 domain-containing protein encodes MSALKSGVRLTFSSEDKGGDISAAVTSLVIAGWTGRDPAAMEAHIVELEKLGVKRPASTPIFYRGAASLLTQAAEIEVVGDRSSGEVEPVIVSLPDGLWLGVGSDHTDRQVETVGITISKQMCAKPVSKRLWRFSDVSGRWDQLLVRSFATRNGKRTLYQEGPLAKMRHPDDLISRYLGAGATLPVGTVMFCGTLAVHGELTGADLFELEIEDPVAKRKITHQYVTHILPIAG; translated from the coding sequence ATGAGCGCATTGAAGTCCGGAGTACGGTTGACCTTTTCCTCCGAGGACAAGGGCGGCGACATCAGCGCGGCCGTCACCTCCCTCGTCATTGCTGGCTGGACCGGACGCGACCCGGCGGCAATGGAGGCACATATTGTCGAGCTGGAAAAGCTCGGCGTGAAGCGCCCGGCCTCGACCCCGATTTTCTACCGCGGTGCGGCATCGCTGCTGACGCAAGCTGCGGAAATCGAAGTCGTCGGTGATCGGTCGAGCGGCGAAGTGGAACCCGTGATCGTCAGCCTGCCCGACGGGCTCTGGCTCGGCGTCGGCTCGGATCATACCGACCGGCAGGTCGAAACCGTCGGCATCACCATTTCCAAGCAGATGTGCGCCAAGCCGGTTTCGAAGCGGCTGTGGCGCTTCAGCGACGTCTCCGGACGCTGGGATCAGTTGCTGGTCCGTTCATTCGCCACCCGGAACGGCAAGCGAACACTCTATCAGGAAGGCCCGCTCGCCAAGATGCGGCATCCGGACGATCTGATTTCGCGCTATCTCGGCGCCGGCGCTACCCTGCCCGTTGGCACCGTGATGTTCTGCGGCACCTTGGCCGTTCATGGCGAGCTAACGGGCGCCGACCTGTTCGAACTGGAGATCGAGGACCCGGTCGCCAAGCGCAAGATCACGCATCAATACGTCACCCACATCCTTCCCATCGCCGGATAA